The following are encoded in a window of Bacillota bacterium genomic DNA:
- the spoIIIAA gene encoding stage III sporulation protein AA — protein sequence MSNYLRFQREILPILAPSLRKLIASLPQNLVGALEELRLRALRPLGVVCNRGDGFLQASGRIVSEPERGYMVTREELATTVELISQHSLYAYVEEMRHGYITIPGGHRVGLCGRTVVEERRVVLLRDIQSLNIRISRQVLGAADSVMEHILGPCGRICSTLILSPPGCGKTTLLRDIARQLSRGIPRLGFPGVQVAVVDERSEIGGCYQGVPQNDLGPRTDVLDGCPKAQGIMMLLRSMGPRVIVTDEIGSLEDARAIQEALLGGVSIITTAHGSDLEEVVRRFDLSAEFLTKSFQKVIVLSRRQGPGTIQKVLELGK from the coding sequence ATGTCCAACTACCTGCGTTTCCAACGGGAGATCCTACCGATTTTGGCCCCGAGCCTTCGGAAGCTTATTGCCTCTTTGCCCCAAAACCTGGTGGGTGCCCTAGAGGAGCTGCGCCTGCGGGCCCTGCGGCCCTTGGGGGTGGTTTGTAACCGCGGTGATGGCTTTTTGCAGGCAAGTGGAAGGATTGTAAGCGAGCCCGAAAGGGGATACATGGTAACTAGGGAGGAACTGGCCACCACTGTGGAGCTTATCAGCCAGCACTCCCTTTATGCCTATGTGGAGGAAATGCGCCACGGCTATATCACCATCCCTGGCGGACACCGGGTGGGTCTGTGCGGCCGGACGGTGGTGGAGGAGCGTCGGGTGGTGCTCTTGAGGGATATCCAGTCTTTGAATATTCGCATCTCCCGTCAGGTGCTAGGAGCGGCGGATTCGGTGATGGAACACATCCTTGGACCCTGTGGTCGAATCTGCAGTACGCTGATCTTATCACCACCGGGCTGTGGAAAGACCACCTTGCTGCGGGACATCGCCCGCCAATTGAGTCGGGGGATACCGCGCTTGGGTTTTCCCGGTGTCCAGGTGGCGGTGGTGGATGAACGGTCGGAGATCGGTGGCTGCTACCAGGGGGTGCCCCAAAACGACCTAGGGCCCCGTACCGATGTGCTGGACGGCTGCCCCAAAGCCCAGGGGATTATGATGCTGCTCCGTTCGATGGGACCGCGGGTCATCGTCACCGATGAGATCGGCAGCCTGGAGGATGCCCGGGCGATCCAGGAGGCTCTCCTTGGGGGGGTGAGCATCATTACCACGGCCCACGGTTCGGATCTAGAGGAAGTGGTCCGCCGTTTTGACTTAAGCGCCGAATTCCTCACAAAAAGCTTCCAAAAGGTCATCGTCCTGTCCCGCCGCCAAGGCCCGGGGACCATCCAAAAGGTCTTGGAACTGGGGAAATAG
- a CDS encoding PolC-type DNA polymerase III, translated as MQLVLQQRAKLQEQRPENGTAKPKQENNVIKGRKVAQPPVPIRQLGEPGESVVIKGELMSLESRVIRRGGSLLIMDFTDYTDSITAKLFVDDEDQIAEKMVVGNWYVLRGDLEIDRYSQELCLTVRDVSVGEAPEVRDEAEVKRVELHLHSRMSAMDSVVDLQTAVKQAAKWGHPAIAVTDHGCVQAFPEAYNAGKKNGIKIIYGVEGYLTDSEEPEAPTYHIVLLVQNQKGLKNLYELISISHIEHFYRHPRILRRELDKRREGLLLGSACEAGELMQALIHKAPYERLKEIARYYDYLEIQPLGNNEFLIGSPQVPTRETLMDLNRTVVKLGDELGLPVVATGDVHFLRPHDEVYRRILMAGQGYGDAERQAPLYLRTTAEMLAEFAYLGDRAEEVVIHNPRRIADSIEELRPVPAGLHPPKMPEAEELVPKMSYERARALYGEDLPEIVAARLDKELKAIVGNGYAALYWIAHLLTRKSMEEGYLVGSRGSVGSSFVATMCGITEVNPLPPHYRCPQCKHSQFITDGSVACGVDLPRQDCPRCGTPLDRDGFDIPFEVFLGFEGDKVPDIDLNFSGECQAAIHAYTEELFGKEQVFRAGTISTLAERTAYGFVKNYLDSKGIVARNAEINRLVRGCSGVRRTTGQHPGGMVVIPVGCSVCEFTPVQYPANDRNSGTITTHFDFHSIDETLVKLDILGHDDPTVLRMLQDMTGVDPLQIPLDDPDTMSIFSGVEALKVRPEDIGEEVGTIGIPEFGTRFVRGMLKETRPKTFGDLVRISGFSHGTDVWANNAQDLIKNGIATLEEAIATRDDIMLYLIQRGLPSKHAFTIMEQVRKGRGLKPEDIEAMKAKEVPQWYIESCQKISYMFPKAHAVAYVMMSFRIAYFKVHHPDAFYAAYFTTKAEEFDADLILAGPDQMRRVIQKVENNWADATAKDKSVASILEVALEAMARGIRFLPVDLYRSDATKFRVVEPNTLLPPLIGLQGLGKNAAENIVQARCQPFTSIEDFKERTGASKTVIETLMEHGCLEGLPSTDQMQLF; from the coding sequence ATGCAGTTGGTGCTGCAGCAACGGGCGAAACTACAGGAGCAGCGCCCGGAAAACGGTACGGCTAAACCAAAACAGGAGAACAATGTGATCAAAGGGCGCAAGGTCGCTCAACCACCCGTTCCCATCCGGCAGTTGGGCGAACCCGGTGAGTCGGTGGTGATCAAAGGGGAACTCATGTCCCTGGAAAGTAGGGTGATCCGCCGGGGGGGTAGCCTCCTGATTATGGACTTCACCGACTATACCGATTCCATCACCGCTAAGCTCTTCGTCGACGATGAGGATCAGATCGCGGAGAAAATGGTGGTGGGCAACTGGTATGTGCTCCGGGGGGACTTGGAGATTGACCGGTACAGCCAGGAGCTTTGCCTGACCGTACGGGATGTATCCGTTGGGGAGGCACCGGAAGTCCGGGATGAGGCGGAGGTAAAACGTGTGGAGCTCCATCTGCACTCCCGGATGAGTGCCATGGACAGTGTGGTGGACCTGCAGACCGCAGTCAAACAGGCGGCGAAGTGGGGACATCCTGCAATCGCCGTTACCGATCACGGTTGTGTCCAAGCCTTCCCCGAAGCCTATAACGCCGGCAAGAAGAACGGGATCAAGATCATCTACGGGGTGGAAGGGTACTTGACCGATTCCGAAGAACCCGAAGCCCCCACGTACCATATTGTCCTCCTGGTGCAAAACCAAAAGGGGTTGAAAAACCTCTATGAACTCATTTCGATCAGTCATATCGAGCACTTTTACCGTCATCCTCGGATTTTGCGCCGGGAACTGGACAAACGTCGGGAAGGTTTGCTTTTGGGCTCCGCCTGTGAAGCTGGCGAACTGATGCAGGCCCTCATCCATAAGGCCCCCTATGAAAGACTTAAGGAGATTGCTCGGTATTATGATTACTTGGAAATCCAACCTTTAGGCAACAATGAATTTCTTATCGGTTCTCCCCAAGTGCCCACTCGGGAAACCCTCATGGATTTGAACCGCACGGTGGTGAAGCTGGGGGATGAATTGGGGCTTCCGGTGGTGGCTACCGGGGACGTTCATTTCCTGCGGCCCCATGACGAGGTATACCGGCGGATTTTGATGGCGGGCCAGGGGTATGGGGATGCGGAACGGCAGGCTCCCCTGTACCTGCGTACCACCGCCGAAATGTTGGCGGAGTTTGCGTATCTGGGGGATCGGGCGGAGGAAGTGGTGATCCACAATCCCCGGCGGATCGCCGACAGCATCGAAGAACTGCGTCCTGTTCCCGCAGGGCTTCACCCGCCCAAGATGCCCGAGGCGGAGGAACTGGTTCCCAAGATGAGCTACGAAAGGGCCCGGGCCCTATACGGGGAGGATTTGCCGGAGATTGTGGCCGCCCGCTTGGACAAGGAACTGAAGGCCATCGTGGGCAACGGCTACGCGGCCTTGTACTGGATCGCCCACTTGCTTACCCGCAAATCCATGGAGGAGGGCTATTTGGTGGGGTCCCGGGGTTCGGTAGGCTCGTCCTTTGTGGCCACCATGTGCGGGATCACCGAGGTGAACCCCCTGCCGCCCCATTATCGGTGCCCGCAGTGCAAACATTCCCAGTTCATCACCGATGGGAGCGTAGCCTGTGGGGTGGATCTGCCCCGGCAGGATTGTCCCCGGTGCGGTACCCCCCTCGATCGCGACGGCTTTGATATCCCCTTTGAGGTGTTCTTGGGGTTTGAAGGGGACAAGGTGCCGGATATCGACCTCAACTTCTCCGGGGAGTGTCAGGCGGCTATCCATGCCTACACCGAAGAGCTGTTCGGTAAGGAGCAGGTCTTCCGGGCGGGGACCATCAGCACCCTGGCGGAACGGACGGCCTATGGTTTTGTCAAGAATTACTTGGACAGCAAAGGGATAGTCGCCCGTAATGCGGAGATCAACCGGCTGGTGCGCGGTTGCTCCGGTGTCCGGCGGACCACAGGACAGCATCCCGGGGGGATGGTGGTGATCCCCGTGGGTTGCAGTGTCTGTGAGTTCACGCCGGTGCAGTATCCGGCTAACGACCGGAACAGTGGGACGATCACCACCCACTTTGACTTCCACTCCATCGATGAGACTTTGGTGAAGTTGGATATCCTGGGCCATGATGACCCGACGGTGCTGCGGATGTTGCAGGACATGACCGGTGTCGATCCCTTGCAGATCCCTTTGGATGACCCGGACACCATGAGTATCTTTTCCGGGGTAGAGGCCCTCAAGGTGCGGCCCGAGGACATTGGGGAAGAGGTGGGGACCATCGGGATCCCCGAGTTTGGTACCCGGTTTGTGCGGGGGATGCTGAAGGAAACCCGGCCCAAGACCTTTGGGGATCTGGTGCGTATATCGGGCTTTTCCCATGGTACCGACGTGTGGGCTAACAACGCCCAGGATCTGATCAAAAACGGGATTGCCACTTTGGAGGAGGCCATTGCCACCCGCGACGACATTATGCTTTATCTCATCCAGCGGGGTCTACCCTCCAAGCACGCCTTTACCATTATGGAGCAAGTGCGGAAGGGCCGGGGGTTGAAGCCGGAGGACATCGAGGCGATGAAAGCCAAGGAGGTTCCCCAGTGGTATATCGAGTCCTGTCAAAAGATCAGCTACATGTTCCCCAAGGCCCACGCGGTGGCCTACGTGATGATGTCCTTCCGCATCGCCTACTTCAAGGTCCATCACCCTGACGCCTTCTATGCCGCGTATTTCACCACCAAGGCCGAGGAGTTCGACGCGGATCTGATCCTGGCGGGACCCGACCAGATGCGCCGGGTGATCCAAAAGGTGGAGAACAACTGGGCCGATGCCACCGCGAAGGACAAAAGCGTAGCGTCCATCTTGGAGGTGGCTCTAGAGGCCATGGCCCGGGGGATACGGTTTTTGCCGGTGGATCTATATCGGTCCGATGCTACCAAGTTCCGGGTGGTGGAGCCCAACACTCTGCTGCCGCCTTTAATTGGTTTACAGGGTCTAGGCAAGAACGCGGCGGAAAACATCGTCCAGGCTCGCTGCCAGCCCTTTACCTCCATCGAGGATTTCAAGGAGCGGACCGGGGCCAGTAAGACGGTCATCGAAACCCTCATGGAGCACGGTTGTCTGGAAGGTCTGCCTTCCACTGACCAAATGCAGCTGTTTTAA